In a genomic window of Pseudomonas oryzihabitans:
- the ssb gene encoding single-stranded DNA-binding protein translates to MARGVNKVILVGNAGADPETRYMPNGNAVTNVTLATSESWKDKQTGQQQDRTEWHRVVFFGRLAEIAGEYIRKGSQVYVEGSLRTRKWQGQDGQDRYTTEIVVDINGNMQLLGGRGGNAGGNDEYNQSAPAPQQRAPRPQQSAPQYDNGGSNNSRPQQQPKPQQQPAQQDYDSFDDDIPF, encoded by the coding sequence ATGGCCCGTGGCGTCAACAAAGTCATCCTCGTCGGCAATGCCGGCGCCGATCCCGAAACCCGTTACATGCCCAATGGCAATGCGGTGACCAACGTCACCCTCGCCACCAGTGAGAGCTGGAAGGACAAGCAGACTGGCCAGCAGCAGGACCGTACCGAATGGCACCGCGTGGTGTTCTTTGGCCGCCTGGCCGAGATCGCGGGCGAGTACATCCGCAAGGGTTCCCAGGTCTACGTCGAGGGCTCGTTGCGTACGCGCAAGTGGCAGGGGCAGGACGGTCAGGATCGTTACACAACCGAAATCGTGGTCGACATCAACGGCAACATGCAGCTACTGGGCGGCCGGGGTGGCAATGCCGGTGGCAACGATGAATACAACCAGAGCGCACCAGCGCCCCAGCAGCGTGCGCCCCGTCCGCAGCAATCGGCGCCGCAGTACGACAATGGCGGCAGCAACAATAGTCGTCCCCAGCAGCAGCCCAAGCCGCAACAGCAGCCGGCGCAGCAGGACTACGACAGCTTCGACGACGACATCCCGTTCTAA